Proteins from one Procambarus clarkii isolate CNS0578487 chromosome 40, FALCON_Pclarkii_2.0, whole genome shotgun sequence genomic window:
- the LOC138372789 gene encoding serine-aspartate repeat-containing protein C-like: MAPALTSADLPPHHPFLEAVGELRRDPYIILLGVEDHAPDSDAGRTTPPDSDAGRTTPPDSDAGRTTPPDSDAGRTTPPDPDAGRTTPPDSDAGRTTPPDSDAGRTTPPDSDAGRTTPPDPDAGRTTPPDSDAGRTTPPDSDAGRTTPPDSDAGSTTPPEPELNTGTQQEGELGRYHH, translated from the exons ATGGCGCCAGCACTCACCTCCGCGGATCTGCCACCTCATCATCCCTTCTTAGAGGCTGTGGGAGAGCTCCGACGGGATCCATACATCATACTTTTGGGAGT GGAGGACCACGCCCCAGACTCTGACGCAGGGAGGACCACGCCCCCAGACTCTGACGCAGGGAGGACCACGCCCCCAGACTCTGACGCAGGGAGGACCACGCCCCCAGACTCTGACGCAGGGAGGACCACGCCCCCAGACCCTGACGCAGGGAGGACCACGCCCCCAGACTCTGACGCAGGGAGGACCACGCCCCCAGACTCTGACGCAGGGAGGACCACGCCCCCAGACTCTGACGCAGGGAGGACCACGCCCCCAGACCCTGACGCAGGGAGGACCACGCCCCCAGACTCTGACGCAGGGAGGACCACGCCCCCAGACTCTGACGCAGGGAGGACCACGCCCCCAGACTCTGACGCAGGGAGCACCACGCCCCCAGAGCCTGAACTGAACACAGGAACACAGCAAGAGGGTGAGCTTGGACGCTACCACCACTAG
- the LOC123757895 gene encoding homeobox protein araucan isoform X1: protein MYWMTPLVSSTQLSPTPTAPTVSAPTPTLPHAHLAVMYSPAAYPDQPTPYPLPTLGGEQSAFYSPTAAGLELKDSLAASPMAPTWPYPSVYYPYDTALASYPFAGYGVGLDAARRKNATREATATLKAWLNEHKKNPYPTKGEKIMLAIITKMTLTQVSTWFANARRRLKKENKMTWEPRSKTDDDDDDDDEKIDDKDDKDDDEKKDDKDILFSDGDKDKKDVEGGRSSVGGTGASSPGVPPTDVAHPKPRIWSLADMATSGVVGGGSAGGLGALGGGAGKMLGGGMARGLHLEGSPYSRPLFPHASYPYIPHSVSESLLSYSYTKSLAAGFPPVTLSDVTTASLLAPSPLVHDLSRHDLGRPEISRPEALRPDISRDLPRHELARPEPHRPDPRPLMDKDV from the exons ATTGGATGACCCCCTTGGTGAGCTCCACACAGCTGAGCCCCACGCCCACAGCTCCCACGGTGTCGGCTCCCACGCCCACCCTCCCCCACGCCCACCTGGCCGTGATGTACTCCCCGGCCGCCTATCCCGACCAACCCACGCCCTATCCTCTCCCCACGCTGGGAGGAGAGCAGTCAGCCTTCTACTCCCCGACG GCGGCTGGGCTCGAGCTGAAGGACTCCCTAGCCGCGTCGCCCATGGCACCCACCTGGCCCTATCCGTCCGTGTACTATCCCTACGACACGGCCCTCGCCTCCTATCCCTTTGCCGG GTACGGCGTGGGGCTGGACGCCGCCCGCCGGAAGAACGCCACCAGGGAGGCGACGGCGACGCTGAAGGCGTGGCTCAATGAGCACAAGAAGAACCCCTACCCGACCAAGGGGGAGAAGATCATGCTGGCTATCATTACCAAGATGACTCTCACCCAG GTGTCGACGTGGTTCGCCAACGCCCGCCGGCGGCTAAAGAAGGAGAACAAGATGACGTGGGAACCCCGCAGCAAgacggacgacgacgacgacgacgatgaCGAGAAGATCGATGATAAAGACGACAAGGACGACGACGAGAAGAAGGACGACAAAGACA ttcTCTTCAGCGACGGGGACAAGGACAAGAAGGATGTTGAGGGCGGGAGATCCAGCGTGGGCGGCACGGGCGCCAGTTCCCCCGGGGTGCCGCCCACGGACGTCGCCCACCCTAAGCCCCGCATCTGGTCCCTAGCGGATATGGCCACATCGGGTGTGGTGGGCGGCGGCAGCGCGGGCGGCCTGGGGGCGTTGGGCGGCGGGGCGGGCAAGATGCTGGGCGGCGGGATGGCGCGTGGGTTGCACCTTGAGGGTTCTCCCTATTCCCGCCCACTCTTCCCCCACGCCTCCTATCCCTACATCCCCCACAGTGTGAGCGAAAGCCTGTTATCCTACTCGTACACGAAGTCCCTGGCGGCAGGCTTCCCTCCCGTCACCCTCAGCGACGTCACCACCGCCAGCCTCCTAGCCCCATCCCCCCTCGTCCATGATCTATCCAGACACGACCTGGGACGACCCGAAATCTCGCGCCCCGAGGCCCTGCGACCGGATATATCCCGCGACCTGCCGCGGCATGAactagcccgccccgagccccacCGGCCGGACCCACGCCCGCTCATGGACAAGGATGTGTGA
- the LOC123757895 gene encoding homeobox protein araucan isoform X2: protein MTPLVSSTQLSPTPTAPTVSAPTPTLPHAHLAVMYSPAAYPDQPTPYPLPTLGGEQSAFYSPTAAGLELKDSLAASPMAPTWPYPSVYYPYDTALASYPFAGYGVGLDAARRKNATREATATLKAWLNEHKKNPYPTKGEKIMLAIITKMTLTQVSTWFANARRRLKKENKMTWEPRSKTDDDDDDDDEKIDDKDDKDDDEKKDDKDILFSDGDKDKKDVEGGRSSVGGTGASSPGVPPTDVAHPKPRIWSLADMATSGVVGGGSAGGLGALGGGAGKMLGGGMARGLHLEGSPYSRPLFPHASYPYIPHSVSESLLSYSYTKSLAAGFPPVTLSDVTTASLLAPSPLVHDLSRHDLGRPEISRPEALRPDISRDLPRHELARPEPHRPDPRPLMDKDV from the exons ATGACCCCCTTGGTGAGCTCCACACAGCTGAGCCCCACGCCCACAGCTCCCACGGTGTCGGCTCCCACGCCCACCCTCCCCCACGCCCACCTGGCCGTGATGTACTCCCCGGCCGCCTATCCCGACCAACCCACGCCCTATCCTCTCCCCACGCTGGGAGGAGAGCAGTCAGCCTTCTACTCCCCGACG GCGGCTGGGCTCGAGCTGAAGGACTCCCTAGCCGCGTCGCCCATGGCACCCACCTGGCCCTATCCGTCCGTGTACTATCCCTACGACACGGCCCTCGCCTCCTATCCCTTTGCCGG GTACGGCGTGGGGCTGGACGCCGCCCGCCGGAAGAACGCCACCAGGGAGGCGACGGCGACGCTGAAGGCGTGGCTCAATGAGCACAAGAAGAACCCCTACCCGACCAAGGGGGAGAAGATCATGCTGGCTATCATTACCAAGATGACTCTCACCCAG GTGTCGACGTGGTTCGCCAACGCCCGCCGGCGGCTAAAGAAGGAGAACAAGATGACGTGGGAACCCCGCAGCAAgacggacgacgacgacgacgacgatgaCGAGAAGATCGATGATAAAGACGACAAGGACGACGACGAGAAGAAGGACGACAAAGACA ttcTCTTCAGCGACGGGGACAAGGACAAGAAGGATGTTGAGGGCGGGAGATCCAGCGTGGGCGGCACGGGCGCCAGTTCCCCCGGGGTGCCGCCCACGGACGTCGCCCACCCTAAGCCCCGCATCTGGTCCCTAGCGGATATGGCCACATCGGGTGTGGTGGGCGGCGGCAGCGCGGGCGGCCTGGGGGCGTTGGGCGGCGGGGCGGGCAAGATGCTGGGCGGCGGGATGGCGCGTGGGTTGCACCTTGAGGGTTCTCCCTATTCCCGCCCACTCTTCCCCCACGCCTCCTATCCCTACATCCCCCACAGTGTGAGCGAAAGCCTGTTATCCTACTCGTACACGAAGTCCCTGGCGGCAGGCTTCCCTCCCGTCACCCTCAGCGACGTCACCACCGCCAGCCTCCTAGCCCCATCCCCCCTCGTCCATGATCTATCCAGACACGACCTGGGACGACCCGAAATCTCGCGCCCCGAGGCCCTGCGACCGGATATATCCCGCGACCTGCCGCGGCATGAactagcccgccccgagccccacCGGCCGGACCCACGCCCGCTCATGGACAAGGATGTGTGA